The Anaerolineae bacterium genomic interval GGGCAAACTGCGCGCCATCCTGCCGGTGCATGCCTTCGGACAGCCGGCGGATATGGACCCGCTCATCTCCCTCGCCCGCCGGCACAACCTGACCATCATCGAGGATGCCTGTGAGGCCATCGGGGCGCGCTATAAGTCCCGCATGGCGGGGACCCTGGGGGATGCCGGCGTCTTCGCCTTCTACCCCAACAAGCAGATGACCACGGGCGAAGGCGGTATCATCGTCACCGACCGCGAGGACTGGGACGCGCTGTTCCGCTCCCTCCGCAACCAGGGGCGCGATGTGTTCGATGCCTGGCTGAACCACAGTCGGCTGGGCTACAACTACCGGCTGGACGAGATGAGCGCCGCATTGGGGCTTTCCCAACTGCGCCGGCTGGACGAACTGCTGGACAAACGCCAGCAGGTGGCAGACTGGTACCGCGAGCGGCTGGCGGATATCCCCTGGATCGCCACACCCTATGTCGCTCCCACCACAACGCGCATGAGCTGGTTCGTCTACGTCGTGCGCATCATGCCGCCGGCGGACCGCAACACCGTCCTGGCCCGCCTGGAAGAGATGGGCATCCCCAGCCGGCCGTACTTCAGCCCCATCCACCTCCAGCCCTTCTACCGCCAGCGCTTCGGCTACGAGGAGGGAGACTTTCCGGTGACCGAGGAGCTGGGGCAAACCTGCCTGGCCCTGCCCTTCTCCGGCGTCATGCGCGAGCAAGAAGTGGACATGGTATGCGAAGCC includes:
- a CDS encoding DegT/DnrJ/EryC1/StrS family aminotransferase; amino-acid sequence: MRVPMSSPDLNDDDRQAVLEVLQTPYLSLGPRLAAFEQAMAEYVGSRFAVAVNSGTAGLHLAVIAAGVTEHDLVITTPFSFVASANCILYERGIPVFVDVNRQTGNIDPVQAQEAVEALLAGGSATRRWLPPALRGAAGVRLGKLRAILPVHAFGQPADMDPLISLARRHNLTIIEDACEAIGARYKSRMAGTLGDAGVFAFYPNKQMTTGEGGIIVTDREDWDALFRSLRNQGRDVFDAWLNHSRLGYNYRLDEMSAALGLSQLRRLDELLDKRQQVADWYRERLADIPWIATPYVAPTTTRMSWFVYVVRIMPPADRNTVLARLEEMGIPSRPYFSPIHLQPFYRQRFGYEEGDFPVTEELGQTCLALPFSGVMREQEVDMVCEA